The proteins below are encoded in one region of Campylobacter helveticus:
- the lgt gene encoding prolipoprotein diacylglyceryl transferase: MEIWQNIYANFDVVAFNVFGFKVHWYGIMYAIALILALFLAKFFVKKFNLNIEEKHLDNYFIWVELGVILGARLGYILIYDSNTLYYLTNPWQIFNPFDINGEFVGIRGMSYHGAIVGFLLATFLFCKKYKQRLWLYLDVVALSVPLAYVFGRVGNFLNQELFGRVTDVAWGIYVDGILRHPSQLYEAFLEGIVVFIIVYLLKLKQSFEGELIVAYAAAYSLARFICEFYREPDFGIGFVAFGLSMGQILSLLMFVGALIFYTFLKKKKLKYFKG; encoded by the coding sequence ATGGAAATTTGGCAAAATATCTACGCAAATTTTGATGTAGTAGCTTTTAATGTTTTTGGTTTTAAAGTGCATTGGTATGGCATTATGTATGCGATAGCTTTGATTTTAGCTTTATTTTTGGCAAAATTTTTTGTAAAGAAATTTAACCTAAACATAGAAGAAAAACATTTGGATAATTATTTTATTTGGGTGGAGCTTGGTGTGATTTTAGGTGCTAGGCTTGGTTATATTTTAATTTATGATTCTAATACCCTTTATTATCTTACAAATCCTTGGCAGATTTTTAATCCTTTTGATATTAATGGCGAATTTGTAGGCATTCGCGGTATGAGTTATCACGGAGCTATTGTAGGTTTTTTGTTGGCAACTTTTCTTTTTTGTAAAAAATATAAACAAAGACTTTGGCTTTATCTTGATGTAGTGGCTTTAAGTGTTCCTTTGGCTTATGTTTTTGGGCGTGTAGGAAATTTTCTTAATCAAGAGTTATTTGGTCGCGTTACTGATGTGGCTTGGGGGATTTATGTAGATGGGATATTGCGACATCCTTCTCAGCTTTATGAGGCATTTTTGGAAGGAATTGTTGTTTTTATCATTGTTTATTTGCTTAAATTGAAGCAAAGTTTTGAGGGAGAACTTATAGTTGCTTATGCGGCAGCTTATTCTTTGGCGCGTTTTATATGCGAGTTTTATAGAGAGCCTGATTTTGGGATAGGATTTGTAGCATTTGGGCTTAGTATGGGACAAATTTTAAGCTTATTAATGTTTGTGGGAGCTTTAATTTTTTATACTTTTTTGAAAAAAAAAAAATTAAAGTATTTTAAAGGCTAA
- a CDS encoding fumarate reductase cytochrome b subunit, whose translation MSDLIEGYLGKSIEGKKSKMPAKLDFIQSATGLFLGLFMWLHMIFVSTILVSEDFFNSVVHFLELKFVYDNPMMSYITSFLAACVLIIFIVHAGLAMRKFPINFRQYQLLRTHAKKMKHEDTTLWWVQAFTGFVMFFLGSAHLIFIITNADKISGDMSGERVINHFMWLFYIVLLICVELHGSIGLYRLCVKWGWFEGKNAKESRKKLKMAKWVISVFFLVLGVLSLAAFAKIGYENYQNQAQSAMIKTYNGANYEYTI comes from the coding sequence ATGAGTGATCTTATCGAAGGTTATTTGGGTAAGAGCATTGAGGGCAAAAAAAGCAAAATGCCTGCAAAACTGGATTTTATCCAGAGTGCTACGGGGCTTTTTTTGGGGCTTTTTATGTGGTTACATATGATTTTTGTCTCTACCATTTTGGTGAGCGAAGATTTTTTCAACTCTGTGGTGCATTTTTTAGAGTTGAAATTTGTATATGATAACCCTATGATGAGTTATATTACCTCATTTCTTGCAGCCTGTGTTTTGATTATTTTTATCGTGCATGCGGGTTTGGCTATGAGAAAATTTCCTATCAATTTTCGTCAATATCAGCTTTTAAGAACTCACGCAAAGAAGATGAAGCACGAGGATACTACACTTTGGTGGGTTCAAGCTTTTACGGGTTTTGTAATGTTTTTTTTGGGTTCAGCTCATCTTATCTTCATTATCACAAATGCCGATAAAATCAGTGGTGATATGTCGGGCGAAAGGGTGATTAATCACTTTATGTGGCTTTTTTATATTGTTTTGCTTATTTGTGTCGAACTTCACGGAAGCATAGGACTTTACAGACTTTGTGTTAAGTGGGGTTGGTTTGAGGGTAAAAATGCTAAAGAAAGTCGTAAAAAACTTAAAATGGCGAAATGGGTTATTAGTGTATTTTTCCTAGTTTTAGGCGTATTATCCCTTGCCGCATTTGCAAAAATTGGATATGAAAATTACCAAAATCAAGCACAAAGTGCAATGATTAAAACTTATAATGGAGCAAATTATGAATATACAATATAG
- a CDS encoding fumarate reductase flavoprotein subunit codes for MNIQYSDALVIGGGLAGLRAAIEVAKSGQSVTLLSICPVKRSHSAAVQGGMQASLGNGAKGEGDNEDLHFADTVKGSDWGCDQEVARMFAQTAPKAVRELAAWGVPWSRVTKGPRTVVINAQKTVIEEKEEAHGLINARDFGGTKKWRTCYIADATGHCMLYGVANEAIKHQVKVIDRMEAVRIIHDGKKCLGVIARDLTNGQLIAYIARGTMIATGGYGRIYKQTTNAVICEGTGAAIALETGLCRLSNMEAVQFHPTPIVPSGILLTEGCRGDGGILRDVDGYRFMPDYEPEKKELASRDVVSRRMMEHIRKGKGVKSPYGDHLWLDISILGRAHVEKNLRDVQDICKTFNGIDPADEGPKGWAPVLPMQHYSMGGIRTKPTGESQWLDGLFACGEAACWDMHGFNRLGGNSCAETVVAGMIVGDYFADYCKNNGEIVDTNVVKDFLSKEYQYLKSLVDKEGQNDVFEIKNRMKEVMWDKVAIFRTGEGLKEAVNELEELYKKSLNVKVHCKELNAANPELEEAYRVPRMLKVALCVAYGALLRTESRGAHYREDYPKRDDLNWMKRTLTYWVEGETLPKVEYDELDIMKMEMPPAFRGYGAKGNIIENPLSEKRQAEVDAIREKMESEGKGRYEIQNALMPYELQDKYKAPNQRIGVDYE; via the coding sequence ATGAATATACAATATAGTGATGCTTTAGTAATAGGCGGCGGTCTAGCTGGACTTAGAGCGGCGATTGAGGTGGCTAAGAGCGGACAAAGCGTAACACTTTTAAGCATTTGTCCCGTGAAGCGTTCTCACTCTGCAGCCGTGCAAGGTGGTATGCAAGCGAGTCTTGGAAATGGGGCTAAAGGCGAGGGCGATAATGAGGATTTGCACTTTGCTGACACGGTAAAAGGCTCAGACTGGGGATGCGACCAAGAAGTGGCAAGAATGTTTGCTCAAACTGCACCAAAAGCAGTTAGAGAGCTTGCGGCTTGGGGTGTGCCTTGGAGTAGGGTTACAAAGGGTCCAAGAACAGTGGTAATTAACGCGCAGAAAACCGTGATTGAAGAAAAAGAAGAAGCGCACGGACTTATTAATGCGAGAGATTTTGGTGGAACTAAAAAATGGAGAACCTGTTATATCGCTGATGCAACAGGACATTGTATGCTTTATGGCGTGGCAAATGAAGCAATTAAACATCAGGTTAAAGTTATTGATAGAATGGAAGCTGTGAGGATTATCCACGATGGCAAGAAATGTTTAGGTGTTATTGCTAGGGATTTAACCAACGGACAGCTTATCGCCTATATAGCAAGGGGAACTATGATAGCAACGGGAGGCTATGGTAGAATTTATAAGCAAACCACAAATGCCGTTATTTGCGAGGGAACAGGTGCGGCAATCGCTCTTGAGACAGGACTTTGCAGACTTTCTAATATGGAAGCCGTGCAGTTTCACCCAACTCCTATCGTGCCAAGTGGAATTTTGCTGACTGAGGGTTGTCGTGGTGATGGCGGAATTTTGCGTGATGTGGATGGTTACCGCTTTATGCCTGATTATGAACCTGAGAAAAAAGAGCTTGCAAGTCGTGATGTGGTAAGCCGTAGGATGATGGAGCATATCCGTAAGGGCAAAGGTGTGAAGAGTCCTTATGGTGACCACTTGTGGCTCGATATTTCCATTTTGGGTAGGGCACATGTTGAGAAGAATTTACGCGATGTTCAAGACATTTGTAAAACCTTTAATGGCATAGACCCAGCAGACGAAGGTCCTAAGGGCTGGGCTCCTGTGCTTCCTATGCAGCATTACTCTATGGGTGGAATTCGCACTAAGCCAACAGGTGAGAGTCAGTGGCTTGATGGACTTTTTGCTTGTGGTGAAGCGGCTTGTTGGGATATGCACGGCTTTAACCGTTTGGGTGGAAATTCTTGCGCAGAGACAGTTGTTGCAGGTATGATAGTGGGCGATTATTTTGCGGATTATTGTAAAAATAATGGTGAAATTGTAGATACTAATGTCGTCAAAGACTTTTTAAGCAAAGAATATCAATACCTTAAATCTTTAGTTGATAAAGAAGGGCAAAATGATGTCTTTGAAATTAAAAATAGAATGAAAGAGGTAATGTGGGATAAGGTTGCCATCTTTAGAACGGGTGAGGGCTTAAAAGAGGCAGTTAATGAGCTTGAAGAGCTTTATAAAAAATCTTTAAATGTTAAAGTGCATTGCAAAGAATTAAATGCTGCAAATCCTGAGCTTGAAGAAGCTTATAGAGTGCCAAGAATGTTAAAAGTTGCTTTGTGTGTGGCTTATGGAGCTCTTTTAAGAACAGAAAGTCGTGGAGCGCATTATAGAGAAGATTATCCAAAGAGAGATGATTTAAATTGGATGAAGAGAACGCTAACCTACTGGGTTGAGGGTGAGACCTTGCCTAAGGTTGAATATGATGAGCTTGACATTATGAAGATGGAAATGCCGCCAGCATTTAGAGGATACGGGGCAAAGGGCAACATTATAGAAAATCCTTTAAGTGAAAAGCGTCAGGCTGAAGTAGATGCGATACGCGAAAAAATGGAGAGTGAGGGCAAGGGGCGTTACGAAATTCAAAATGCTTTAATGCCTTATGAGCTTCAAGATAAATACAAAGCACCAAATCAAAGAATAGGAGTTGATTATGAGTAG
- a CDS encoding fumarate reductase iron-sulfur subunit, which produces MSRKLTIKAFKYNPLSKISKPHFVTYELEETPFMTVFVCLTQIREKMDADLSFDFVCRAGICGSCAMMINGVPKLACKTLTKDYPDGVIELMPMPAFRHIKDLSVNTGEWFEDMCKRVESWVHNEKETDISKIEERIEPEVADETFELDRCIECGICVASCATKLMRPNFIAATGLLRTARYLQDPHDHRSVEDFYELVGDDDGVFGCMSLLACEDNCPKELPLQSKIAYMRRQLVAQKCK; this is translated from the coding sequence ATGAGTAGAAAATTAACCATAAAGGCGTTTAAATATAATCCTTTAAGTAAAATTTCAAAGCCACATTTTGTAACTTATGAGCTTGAAGAAACTCCTTTTATGACTGTTTTTGTGTGCCTCACTCAGATCCGTGAAAAAATGGACGCAGATTTGAGTTTTGACTTTGTTTGTAGAGCTGGAATTTGCGGAAGCTGTGCGATGATGATTAATGGCGTTCCAAAGCTTGCTTGTAAAACTTTGACTAAAGACTATCCTGATGGCGTTATTGAGCTTATGCCTATGCCAGCGTTTAGACACATTAAGGATTTAAGTGTTAATACGGGCGAGTGGTTTGAGGATATGTGTAAAAGAGTGGAAAGCTGGGTGCATAATGAAAAAGAAACTGATATTTCTAAAATTGAAGAGCGCATCGAGCCTGAAGTAGCTGATGAAACATTTGAGCTTGATAGATGTATAGAGTGTGGCATTTGTGTTGCTTCGTGTGCAACTAAGTTAATGCGTCCAAATTTCATTGCTGCGACAGGGCTTTTACGCACAGCTAGATATTTGCAAGACCCACACGACCACAGAAGCGTAGAAGATTTTTACGAGCTTGTCGGTGATGATGATGGGGTGTTTGGCTGTATGTCTTTGCTTGCTTGTGAGGATAATTGTCCTAAAGAATTGCCTCTACAAAGTAAAATTGCTTATATGAGAAGACAGCTTGTTGCGCAAAAGTGCAAATAA
- a CDS encoding dynamin family protein, producing the protein MQILFQRLWQNRLQFLDFNSNFSNSSNLDISEFAIILSVDETNYDRYFLLKEFANIMKKIALRVDIFSIQYAQICTLNLLRRGFLNKRDLLKALKILESITNNDLIIEFVESVNLEELDKKTFFNTTFGKLDSINLKLQTLALNETNRQNLQKALEKFQNLDFNVAITGVMNAGKSSLLNALLKEEFLGVSNIPETANLSVLRYGESKKAKVYFWSEKEWQNILLNSKFSVELESFVNGLSKKYHIDEYIQKDGLIKEISQEELKEFSSAKNQISAFIKKIELEANLEFLQNNISIVDTPGLDDVVVQRELLTREYIKQSDFLIHLMNASQSLTQKDMEFLVECLLNSRLGKFLVVLTKADLLNQEDLKEVINYTKASLKAGLEGKEMLVEKIDFLCVSAKKANDFYKHLVSEEEFKQSGMKEFEAYLFDALYSGEKSKTALNAYRKELGLELMQILSDYEAQNTLFKENSYATQDENAKFLLEFKKQEEELLNAKEDIKNSIFKLENSQNDIASLVLLLAKKLKERLVDELKYLKVKAQKPDLNRILSMVDITARDGINDILREVKFENLKKIDELKTNLSLKYSFLQEEFDSGFEDFKDKISKAIEDIFTADKFALLKLELSQIIQEKNDIFTMEKRLDEAVVKGFEGFELDKVLENLEINMSFFNFLNEKLVHFEKSVKEKLKNLTHLLKNLEKEQFDFTQNYEENLKKITQLKELQKELLNAN; encoded by the coding sequence ATGCAAATACTCTTTCAAAGACTTTGGCAAAATCGTCTGCAGTTTTTAGATTTTAATTCCAATTTTAGTAATTCATCAAACCTTGATATTAGTGAGTTTGCTATTATTTTGAGTGTTGATGAGACAAATTATGATAGATATTTTCTCTTAAAAGAATTTGCAAATATTATGAAGAAAATTGCTTTAAGAGTTGATATTTTTAGCATTCAATATGCTCAAATTTGCACTTTAAATCTTTTGCGAAGAGGATTTTTAAATAAAAGAGACTTACTGAAAGCCTTAAAGATTTTAGAAAGCATTACAAATAATGATTTAATCATAGAATTTGTGGAAAGTGTAAATTTAGAAGAGCTCGATAAAAAAACATTTTTTAATACTACTTTTGGCAAGTTGGATTCTATAAATCTCAAGCTTCAAACGCTTGCTTTAAATGAGACTAATAGGCAAAATTTACAAAAAGCTTTGGAAAAATTTCAAAATTTAGATTTTAATGTCGCCATTACGGGTGTGATGAACGCGGGTAAATCAAGCCTTTTAAATGCTTTACTCAAAGAAGAGTTTTTGGGCGTTTCAAATATACCAGAGACGGCAAATTTAAGCGTTTTGCGATATGGGGAGTCTAAAAAGGCAAAAGTATATTTTTGGAGTGAAAAGGAATGGCAAAATATACTTTTAAATTCTAAATTTAGTGTTGAGCTTGAAAGTTTTGTCAATGGGCTTTCGAAAAAATATCATATCGATGAGTATATACAAAAAGATGGTTTGATAAAGGAAATTTCGCAAGAAGAGCTTAAGGAATTTAGTAGCGCGAAAAATCAAATTTCAGCTTTTATTAAAAAGATTGAGCTTGAGGCAAATTTAGAATTTTTGCAAAATAATATTTCCATAGTGGATACTCCGGGACTTGATGATGTTGTCGTTCAAAGAGAATTATTAACAAGAGAATATATAAAACAAAGCGATTTTTTAATCCACCTAATGAACGCTTCGCAAAGTCTTACACAAAAAGATATGGAATTTTTAGTTGAATGCCTTTTAAATTCGCGTTTAGGTAAATTTTTGGTTGTTTTAACTAAGGCGGATTTATTAAATCAAGAAGATTTAAAAGAGGTTATAAATTACACGAAAGCTTCATTAAAGGCAGGGCTTGAGGGCAAAGAAATGTTGGTGGAAAAAATCGACTTTCTTTGTGTGAGTGCAAAAAAAGCAAATGATTTTTATAAGCACTTGGTAAGCGAGGAAGAATTTAAGCAAAGCGGGATGAAAGAATTTGAGGCGTATTTGTTTGATGCTCTTTATAGCGGAGAGAAGAGTAAAACGGCTTTAAATGCTTATAGAAAAGAGCTTGGTTTGGAGCTTATGCAAATTTTAAGCGATTATGAAGCTCAAAATACACTCTTTAAAGAAAATTCTTACGCCACACAAGATGAAAATGCAAAATTTTTGCTTGAATTTAAAAAACAAGAAGAAGAGCTTTTAAATGCTAAAGAGGACATTAAAAATTCTATTTTTAAATTAGAAAATTCGCAAAATGATATTGCTTCGCTTGTTTTACTTTTAGCTAAGAAGCTTAAAGAGCGTTTGGTCGATGAGCTAAAATATCTTAAAGTTAAGGCTCAAAAGCCAGATTTAAATCGAATTTTAAGTATGGTTGATATTACGGCAAGAGACGGCATTAATGATATTTTGAGGGAAGTAAAATTTGAGAATTTGAAAAAAATCGATGAACTTAAAACAAATTTAAGTTTAAAATATAGCTTTTTACAAGAGGAATTTGATAGTGGCTTTGAAGATTTTAAAGATAAGATTTCAAAGGCGATAGAGGATATTTTTACTGCGGATAAATTTGCACTCTTAAAACTAGAACTTAGTCAAATTATACAAGAGAAAAATGATATTTTTACGATGGAAAAAAGATTAGATGAGGCTGTTGTTAAAGGCTTTGAGGGTTTTGAGCTTGATAAGGTTTTGGAAAATTTAGAGATAAATATGAGTTTTTTTAATTTTTTAAATGAAAAATTGGTGCATTTTGAAAAAAGCGTCAAGGAAAAATTAAAAAATCTTACTCATTTGCTTAAAAATTTAGAAAAAGAACAATTTGATTTTACCCAAAATTATGAAGAAAATTTGAAGAAAATTACCCAACTTAAAGAGCTTCAAAAGGAACTTTTAAATGCAAATTGA
- a CDS encoding dynamin family protein: MQIELLENFINAYENAYKKEFDESFEGRVKVLCKEFDEPFMHLSLGLKERLKELIFSLDKNIQVAIIGQFSSGKSSLLNLILKRECLPTGVVPVTFKPTFLHYGEDYFLRVEFEDGSDVITSLSELEFYTDQRKNVKEARGIHIYAPIELLKNLTLVDTPGLNANESDTLTTFKELENIHCAIWLSLIDNAGKKSEEDAIKANLKLLGQNSLCVLNQKDKLSEVELDRVLKYAKGIFGKYFSQIIAISCKEAKEKEKYENSNFNALLKYLENINAKDLKREFSKRKMLEFCQITKEENILFNTIFDELELKFENYEAYLRDYFANLKDKIKLLNHQILEQLKSIAQRLSVEIFGFVKERENSFYKEAQGFLKKNLYYKYDYKAPYISSDDAFLAMFYHSDVMSKEFRRIKKEFELSFEDLKRHLGESFEILKKEILLFKARISNLQKDDFLQSEENFADIRAFASASEEYFLRDFENALLKNNLDLELFFEKLNLKAFANYENACKLSLSFFSRKINESRTFYELDSSQFSLYYPKKSEIYERVLNELNVYEFENLLIAKPAILRIVNTLLEQNLTLISQKKVLIRAKKEENNKRLNYILALEERIKAL; the protein is encoded by the coding sequence ATGCAAATTGAACTTTTGGAAAATTTTATCAATGCTTATGAAAATGCTTATAAAAAAGAATTTGATGAGAGTTTTGAGGGTAGGGTAAAGGTACTTTGTAAAGAGTTTGATGAACCTTTTATGCATCTTAGCTTGGGCTTAAAAGAGCGTTTAAAAGAGCTTATTTTTTCGTTGGATAAAAATATACAAGTTGCTATTATTGGGCAGTTTTCTAGTGGCAAATCAAGTCTTTTAAATTTGATTTTAAAGCGTGAATGTTTGCCTACTGGTGTTGTGCCTGTTACTTTTAAGCCGACTTTTTTGCACTATGGTGAAGATTATTTTTTGCGAGTGGAATTTGAAGATGGTAGCGATGTGATTACAAGCCTTAGTGAGCTTGAATTTTATACTGACCAAAGAAAAAATGTAAAGGAAGCTAGAGGAATTCACATTTATGCTCCCATTGAGCTTTTAAAAAATTTAACTCTTGTTGATACTCCGGGGCTTAATGCAAACGAGAGTGATACGCTGACGACTTTTAAAGAGCTTGAAAATATCCATTGTGCCATTTGGCTTAGTTTGATTGATAATGCGGGTAAAAAAAGTGAAGAAGACGCCATAAAAGCAAATTTAAAGCTTTTGGGTCAAAATAGTCTTTGCGTTTTAAATCAAAAAGATAAGTTAAGCGAGGTGGAGCTTGATAGAGTTCTTAAGTATGCAAAGGGAATTTTTGGTAAATATTTTAGTCAAATTATAGCCATCTCTTGTAAAGAGGCTAAGGAAAAAGAAAAGTATGAAAACTCAAATTTTAACGCTTTATTAAAATATCTAGAAAATATCAATGCAAAGGATTTGAAGCGCGAATTTAGCAAAAGAAAAATGCTAGAATTTTGTCAAATTACGAAAGAGGAAAATATTCTTTTTAATACTATTTTTGATGAGCTTGAGTTGAAATTTGAAAATTATGAAGCGTATTTGAGAGACTATTTTGCTAATTTGAAAGATAAGATTAAGCTTCTAAATCATCAAATTTTAGAGCAGCTCAAAAGTATAGCTCAGCGCTTAAGTGTGGAAATTTTTGGCTTCGTTAAGGAAAGAGAAAATTCTTTTTATAAGGAAGCGCAAGGTTTTTTAAAGAAAAATTTATATTATAAATATGATTATAAAGCTCCATATATTTCAAGCGATGACGCATTTTTAGCTATGTTTTATCATTCTGATGTAATGAGCAAGGAATTTAGGCGGATTAAAAAAGAATTTGAACTTTCTTTTGAAGATTTAAAGAGGCATTTAGGGGAGAGTTTTGAGATTTTAAAAAAAGAAATTTTGCTTTTTAAAGCGAGAATTTCAAATCTTCAAAAGGATGATTTTTTGCAAAGTGAAGAAAATTTCGCCGACATTAGAGCTTTTGCTAGTGCGAGTGAAGAATATTTTTTACGCGATTTTGAAAATGCTTTGCTTAAAAATAATCTAGATTTAGAGCTTTTTTTTGAGAAATTAAATCTTAAAGCTTTTGCAAATTATGAAAATGCTTGTAAATTAAGTTTGAGTTTTTTTAGTCGTAAAATCAATGAGAGTCGCACATTTTACGAGCTTGATAGCTCTCAATTTTCTCTATACTATCCTAAAAAAAGTGAAATTTATGAGAGAGTTTTAAATGAGCTTAATGTTTATGAATTTGAAAATTTACTTATCGCAAAACCTGCAATTTTAAGAATCGTTAATACGCTTTTAGAGCAAAATTTAACTCTAATTTCACAAAAAAAAGTTTTGATTAGAGCTAAAAAAGAAGAAAATAATAAGCGTTTAAATTATATTTTAGCACTAGAAGAGAGGATTAAGGCTTTATGA
- a CDS encoding tetratricopeptide repeat protein, with protein sequence MKKLILLIFLIFNGLLAQDIEKALKLYEGNKFAKAYELFESLCEKDSPRACFSLGYMNEKAQGVPRDMKKAYKFYDKSCKFGYAVACSNLALSLEENGYKDEAILAYNRACKLGNAKSCNNIALFYEEERDSELSLYFYKKSCELKDANACYKLGLFYEKGEWVRQNLNTALHFYSKSCTLGLGESCYILGRYNQLEKKDMKKAKRYFGMACDKKHKEACVAYREFNDRGIDIH encoded by the coding sequence ATGAAAAAATTAATTTTATTGATATTTTTAATATTTAATGGACTTTTGGCACAAGATATTGAAAAGGCTTTAAAGCTTTATGAGGGCAATAAATTCGCCAAAGCTTACGAGCTTTTTGAAAGTTTGTGCGAAAAAGATAGTCCAAGGGCTTGTTTTTCTTTAGGTTATATGAATGAAAAAGCCCAGGGCGTTCCAAGAGATATGAAAAAAGCGTATAAATTCTATGATAAGTCGTGTAAATTTGGATATGCGGTAGCTTGTTCAAATTTGGCTTTAAGTTTAGAGGAAAATGGATATAAAGATGAGGCAATTTTGGCTTACAATAGGGCTTGTAAGTTGGGTAATGCAAAGAGCTGTAATAATATCGCCTTGTTTTATGAGGAAGAAAGAGATAGTGAATTAAGCCTTTATTTTTACAAAAAATCTTGCGAATTAAAAGATGCTAATGCTTGTTATAAGCTTGGACTATTTTATGAGAAAGGCGAGTGGGTTAGACAGAATTTAAATACCGCTTTACATTTTTATTCTAAATCTTGCACTTTGGGTTTGGGTGAAAGTTGCTATATTTTAGGGAGATACAACCAGCTTGAAAAAAAAGATATGAAAAAGGCTAAGCGTTATTTTGGTATGGCTTGCGATAAAAAACATAAAGAAGCCTGTGTGGCATATAGGGAATTTAATGATAGGGGCATTGATATCCATTAA
- a CDS encoding DUF1353 domain-containing protein, translating into MNAFKRVIVKPYEKDRFELVEDFKIEDLRLKNTTLNFTIQKGFKTDGASIPRLFWCFFPPFKSEYFSAALTHDFLCKNSFNFQNYKIADEALRVMMKELKCNAFKTWLFYASCLSFHALKCTFLWCKERISDVLA; encoded by the coding sequence ATGAATGCGTTTAAAAGGGTTATCGTAAAGCCTTATGAAAAAGATAGGTTTGAGCTGGTCGAGGACTTTAAAATCGAGGATTTAAGGCTTAAGAACACGACCTTAAACTTTACCATACAAAAGGGATTTAAAACTGACGGCGCAAGTATTCCACGCCTTTTTTGGTGCTTTTTTCCCCCTTTTAAGAGTGAGTATTTTAGTGCGGCTTTAACGCACGACTTTTTATGTAAAAATTCTTTTAATTTTCAAAATTATAAAATCGCCGATGAAGCTTTAAGGGTGATGATGAAAGAATTAAAGTGTAACGCCTTTAAAACTTGGCTTTTTTATGCTTCTTGCCTTAGTTTTCACGCTTTAAAATGCACTTTTTTATGGTGTAAAGAGAGAATTAGCGATGTTTTGGCTTAA
- a CDS encoding DUF5675 family protein, which yields MKIEIINRYQGKTCVIGKFKCFDEGGDLIFECFCLQEDTAGLESGKDLRIPEGVYKLKRHPGSRFEATLRKITGYESDEMLNVYNDLVPYERHILIHWGNTDKDTQGCILLGRTKASDESIGGSRDACKEFYHLMRGVNLEMVELVVKDELE from the coding sequence ATGAAAATAGAAATTATTAATCGGTATCAAGGTAAGACTTGCGTTATAGGTAAGTTTAAATGTTTTGATGAGGGTGGGGACTTAATTTTTGAATGCTTTTGTTTGCAAGAGGATACAGCGGGGCTTGAAAGTGGAAAAGATTTAAGGATACCCGAGGGCGTTTATAAGCTAAAAAGACACCCGGGAAGTAGATTTGAGGCGACTTTAAGAAAAATAACTGGGTATGAAAGCGATGAAATGCTAAATGTTTATAATGATTTAGTGCCTTATGAAAGACACATATTAATTCACTGGGGCAATACGGACAAAGATACGCAAGGGTGTATACTACTTGGCAGAACTAAGGCAAGTGATGAAAGCATAGGTGGAAGTCGTGATGCGTGTAAAGAGTTTTATCACTTAATGCGAGGCGTAAATTTAGAAATGGTCGAATTAGTTGTAAAAGATGAACTAGAATAA
- a CDS encoding DUF4376 domain-containing protein, which produces MNYVSAKNGVVYYTLNEEIIRFHIKELNSLIVISNKVLNQNEIEDNTFTSDEYKEGYRAVYNILKGKNEVLLNDYFRLFSTSGKVSNDEVLLFAKADKKADIDKKRDEAIESGVEYKGKVFQSAEKDRNLLTSTTSLFSITKQVPQSFKWISKDNEAVDFTLQDLIALGAKMAESVNLNTMKARALKDKVEKARNLNELESIQWT; this is translated from the coding sequence ATGAATTATGTTAGTGCTAAAAATGGGGTCGTTTATTACACTTTAAACGAGGAAATCATTAGGTTTCATATTAAAGAGCTTAATAGCCTTATAGTGATAAGCAATAAGGTTTTAAATCAAAATGAAATTGAGGACAATACTTTCACAAGTGATGAATACAAAGAGGGTTATAGGGCGGTTTATAACATTTTAAAGGGTAAAAATGAAGTTTTATTAAATGATTATTTTAGGCTATTTTCTACAAGTGGCAAGGTTTCAAATGATGAAGTTTTATTATTTGCAAAAGCGGATAAAAAAGCGGATATTGACAAAAAACGAGATGAGGCAATAGAAAGTGGAGTGGAGTATAAAGGCAAGGTGTTTCAAAGTGCGGAAAAGGATAGAAACCTTTTAACATCTACGACTTCACTTTTTAGCATAACTAAGCAAGTTCCACAAAGCTTTAAATGGATAAGTAAGGATAATGAGGCGGTGGATTTTACTTTACAAGATTTAATCGCTTTAGGCGCAAAAATGGCGGAAAGTGTTAATTTAAACACGATGAAAGCAAGAGCCTTAAAAGATAAAGTCGAAAAAGCAAGAAACTTAAACGAGCTTGAAAGCATACAATGGACTTAA